The DNA sequence AAACGCCTCTTCGTCTTGCCATGCCCCATTACGGGCCCATCTATCTATGCCATCTATAGTGCCTCCATCTTCAACTATATTATTTCTTATAATATAATTATCATTTGAAGTTCCATATAAATGATTTGCTGCTTGACAACGATAATAGTAATTATTTTCTAAAGTAAGATTAGAATTGGTGATTTCACCGCCCATTGACATATAAATGCCACACATAGAATAATTAAATACACAATTACGGATAGTAAGGTAACTTGTATTAACAGAAGGATTACTATTAATAATACAATATTCGCCATTTCTAATGGTTAGACCACTAATAATTATATATGATCTGTTAGTTAAATCTATCAATCCGCGAATCTGATTTTTTGCGTATGAAACAATATGATCACTTGGCATACCTGAAGTGGGTTTATAATAGACCTTACGAAATTCAGACGAATTATAATACCAGTTTCCATCAGAGCAGGTTGAATTGCTTGCAATTTTTAAGGGCAAACCGTCTTCGTAAACATGATTAACATAGGAATCCACAGGGTCAGAATAATATACCCCAGGTGTGCCGGTTCCGTCCCAGGAGGTTATGCGCCTCCCCGCATCTATTAATGGCGACTCCCCATCGGCAGCAGCATAGGTTATACATCCGCCCGCTTCTGATCCACTTGAGGGAGGAATAATTTGAGAAATAATACTCCCACCCTGCTCGCTTATTTTGATTATATCGCCAGGAGAAAACTTCGCTCCATTATGCACCGCCACACTCATACACTTCGACTTATCCGAAGGTGGTCCTGTTGCTGCTTCTTTATTTGGCGCCGTGCCATCGGCCCGCATATAGTAAGTGGCGGCTTGTGAGCCATGTACCCAGCACAGACTAAGCATGATTACCATGAAAATAGTTTTAATGGACTTCATCATCTTTCCTCCATCTATAATAAACGAATCTGGATAATACAGTCTCTGGTCTCCGAATAATGGTCTCTGGTTTCTTGTTTCCGGTTTCTGGATGATTTTCATGACCTGCAAGCCACCCACGAACCAAATATTATTTGCCGGTAGCACAGGTTTTCAATTTTGTGCAAAAGTTGATTTCCCTGTAGCTCATTCGAAGCCCCATTGAAAGGCACAAATCTTCAAGTCTTTGCTTATTAGGGGCTACTCATGACGCAGACCTGGAGGTCTGCGCTACCGATCTTCTGGCATAACAACCGCTGCATGGCCAAACGATATGATTCCCTAGCCCATTTTGTAAGCACTCCCCGCACCTCAAGTCAACCACGGCACCACCAACACTTCCGCCGTGCCTTTCCAAATGTTGGTCTTTGTCCCCTCTCCCGTTACGCCTAAATAATCGCCGTTCAGGAGCTCTTTGGCGTTTGATTCCAGGCAAGGCGGAACCACCAATAATGATGGCATAATTCCTAAAGGGACGCCCTCATCGTTTTTCAGGGTTTGCATGGCACGACGCGCCGCCTCATAATTGGTGTCGTTCAGCGTGTCGTGGCTGGCGTAGGCCAACTGCCAGAGGCCGTAGCCGGCCGCGCCGCGGTAGTCGACGCCAAAGCGGAACTTTCGGCGCATAAAGACATGACTATTACCCGGGCGGTCCAGACTTACCAAGTTCGGCAGAGTGCGTTGTTGAAAAATAAAAGGTCTTATACTTCTCGACGTATCCAGCAGATACCAGGCCGTACTGGAGCCGCCGCCATAATTGCTCTGCGTTCCCTCTGGCCCGCCGGGATGGTCGGTAGCAAAGAAGTTCTTGCCATCATAGCAGGGCGTAGTATGACCGTTGGCCAGCAGAGTAGCTATCAGCAGATCGGGATGTTGTTTGGCGGCCCGGCCCAGCTCGGAGATAACCGGGTTGTAAATCCCGATGGTATCATCCTCCATGTCATTGCGATCGAGTTCAACGGTCGCCTCATAATCTTTATTCTCAATCTGGAAATGAGCCGCCGCCAGATTACGG is a window from the Desulfobacca acetoxidans DSM 11109 genome containing:
- a CDS encoding right-handed parallel beta-helix repeat-containing protein, translated to MMKSIKTIFMVIMLSLCWVHGSQAATYYMRADGTAPNKEAATGPPSDKSKCMSVAVHNGAKFSPGDIIKISEQGGSIISQIIPPSSGSEAGGCITYAAADGESPLIDAGRRITSWDGTGTPGVYYSDPVDSYVNHVYEDGLPLKIASNSTCSDGNWYYNSSEFRKVYYKPTSGMPSDHIVSYAKNQIRGLIDLTNRSYIIISGLTIRNGEYCIINSNPSVNTSYLTIRNCVFNYSMCGIYMSMGGEITNSNLTLENNYYYRCQAANHLYGTSNDNYIIRNNIVEDGGTIDGIDRWARNGAWQDEEAFGLQNPVNCLIESNIVKGGFQKAIFLYANDGYAASNNTIRNNFIYNTIARAIQMEGDGNYALDNNRVYSNVIINTGKKGALGGSYGFYLRQGLNSSEMNYIENNVIFGCDDTYPIYLGFISGSNHYWTIRNNIIANYGSVAAIGIASYTNQLILDYNCWDTDGLFWLPSGQKTLAQMQALGFEKHSMVANPQFINAGGSKATDYRLQTISPCIGKGCPVGLITDFQGNKWRNPPSIGAIEYYKTGGVISPRTVGGSNYKQK
- a CDS encoding Mu-like prophage major head subunit gpT family protein → MIINQSNLDNIYVALNAIFNETFQGAASFYNRVAMTVTSKGRGNDYKFMLQFPMLREWIGDRQVRNLAAAHFQIENKDYEATVELDRNDMEDDTIGIYNPVISELGRAAKQHPDLLIATLLANGHTTPCYDGKNFFATDHPGGPEGTQSNYGGGSSTAWYLLDTSRSIRPFIFQQRTLPNLVSLDRPGNSHVFMRRKFRFGVDYRGAAGYGLWQLAYASHDTLNDTNYEAARRAMQTLKNDEGVPLGIMPSLLVVPPCLESNAKELLNGDYLGVTGEGTKTNIWKGTAEVLVVPWLT